The following coding sequences are from one Ornithodoros turicata isolate Travis chromosome 1, ASM3712646v1, whole genome shotgun sequence window:
- the LOC135394265 gene encoding uncharacterized protein LOC135394265, translated as MAPTFTNSSTTVYLQTFRSWAVSDEKCLYVRGLFDTGSQKRFVRENISKALNLPVITELDISINTFATTSSKTVKRRVVQLKLRNQFSSEDILLDAIEIPVIRKDIPSTPACDQHLIELTRSGQDNADGVIFPGVPQVDGISLLVGSDQMWRLCTGDIRRYHANDALVAMNTKFGWTLQGPSAVRSFAARQTSNMICVLRANVNLNQENSDDVLNRFWELENIAILDECPSADIDPPLKHLQETATVKDGRYEVRLPWKPHSYHLDDNLNITQTRLSKLVSRLQKDEKLLEEYDEAIRRYVKNEHAGEVPVKVDVCSDHIYYMPHRKVIRESSTTTKPRVVFDAPSHAAGTASLNDCLESGPKLNPNVLDILIRFRT; from the coding sequence ATGGCTCCGACCTTCACCAACTCATCCACAACTGTGTATCTTCAGACCTTCCGTTCATGGGCAGTATCAGATGAGAAGTGTCTGTACGTCCGTGGTCTTTTCGATACCGGCAGTCAGAAGAGGTTTGTTCGAGAAAACATTTCTAAAGCACTAAATTTGCCAGTTATAACTGAGTTGGACATTAGCATCAACACTTTTGCAACCACGTCTTCAAAGACCGTCAAGCGTCGGGTGGTGCAACTGAAGCTCCGGAACCAGTTCAGCTCGGAAGATATACTACTAGACGCAATCGAGATACCTGTCATCCGCAAAGACATCCCTTCGACGCCCGCATGTGACCAGCATCTTATCGAGTTGACACGGAGTGGTCAGGATAATGCAGACGGCGTGATCTTTCCTGGGGTTCCACAGGTGGATGGGATTAGTTTGCTGGTCGGATCCGACCAGATGTGGAGACTTTGCACTGGCGACATCAGACGCTACCACGCAAATGATGCACTCGTTGCGATGAACACTAAATTTGGATGGACATTACAGGGACCAAGTGCAGTCCGAAGCTTTGCGGCCAGACAGACAAGCAATATGATATGTGTTCTCCGGGCCAACGTCAACCTTAATCAGGAAAACTCTGATGACGTCTTGAACCGGTTCTGGGAGCTCGAGAATATAGCCATACTGGACGAGTGCCCATCTGCTGATATCGACCCTCCTTTGAAGCACTTGCAGGAGACTGCAACCGTGAAGGACGGGAGGTACGAGGTACGCTTGCCGTGGAAACCACACAGCTATCACTTGGATGACAATCTCAACATAACCCAGACGCGATTGAGCAAACTAGTTAGCCGCCTACAGAAAGACGAGAAACTTCTTGAAGAATACGATGAGGCGATACGCAGGTACGTGAAGAACGAGCACGCCGGAGAAGTTCCGGTTAAGGTGGATGTCTGTTCCGACCACATTTATTACATGCCCCATCGAAAGGTGATCAGGGAGAGCTCAACCACGACTAAGCCTAGGGTGGTATTCGATGCACCATCCCACGCTGCAGGAACAGCTTCATTGAACGATTGCTTGGAATCAGGACCTAAATTGAACCCCAACGTTCTGGACATCCTGATACGCTTCAGAACGTAG